The genomic interval CGTGCAGGAACTCCTTCCCGACGGCTCCTGGCTCAGTCGCCTGCACGCAGGCACCGACGGCAAGAAACGCGATCCGGTGCGCGTGAGGGTGCTCGCCTATCAGCTGTCCGACGGCGGAGCGAGCACCCAGAACACGCACTACCGCCTGGTCACCGACCTCCTCGATCCGGAACGCTTCCCCGCGGCCGAACTCGCGGCCCTGTATGCCCAGCGGTGGGAGATCGAGTCGGTCTTCGACGAGATCAAGACCCATCAGCGCGGCCCCCACGTCGTCCTGGCCAGCAAGACCCCCGACGGCGTGCGCCAGCAGATCTGGGCCCACCTGCTGGTCCACCACGCCCTGAGGTCCCTGATATCCAGAACCGCTGCCGTCCACGGCATCGACCCGGACCGGCTTTCGTTCACCGACACCCTGCGTGCGGCCCGCCGCAGCGTCACCGTCGCGCCCGGCATCTTTTCCCCCTGAGCACCTGATCACGGCGCTGGTCCGGCTCCGCGACGACCTGCTGACCACGCTGCTGCCACCGCGCCGGCTCCGCAGCCAGCCCCGTGTCGTCAAGCGCAAGATGTCCAACTACCTGCTCAAACGGGCCGAGCACCGTGCCTGGCCCCAGCCCACCAGAACACACGACGACGCCGTCACCATCCGCCCACCGAGACCAACAGCCCAGTAAAGCAACGGCATTGCGCCTAAAGGTTGTCCCGTAAGTGATCTTCGAGTTGGTGCGGACGGGACCGGCTGTTCGCTGTCTATCCGCCGAGGACGAGGTTGTGCAGACGGGCGATGCCAAGCATGGCGAGGTGGACGCCGTCGCCCTTGAGACGGCAGTCACGCAAGATCTTCCAGCCCTTCATTCGGGCGAAGGTGTGCTCGACGCGGGCGCGAACTCGCTTGTGGGAGCGGTTGTGTTCCTCCTTCCAGGTCGGCAGGTCGCTCCCCTTTTCGCGTCGGTGTGGGATGACCAGGCCGGTCCCCTGGTAGCCGCCGTCGGCGATCGTCATGGTGGTGCCTACGGCAGCCTTGGCTCCGGACTCTTCCCAACCACGGGAGTCGTGCCGATTACCGGGCAAGGGCCGGCCGACCACGACGACCAGGCGGGTGTCGGCGTCGATAACGACCTGGTGGGCTGTGGAGTAGCGATAGTTCTTGGACTGCTCGGCGACCGTGCGGTCGCGGGTCGGCACCAAGGT from Streptomyces sp. NBC_01288 carries:
- a CDS encoding transposase, whose amino-acid sequence is MADVITASVPSWIEPFTGLTPRCFAKLVAEVRCEQAADQQRGRPWSLPLEDRVLLVTAYWSTNLTMRQLAPLFGISKSAADRIIDHLGPLLALRQRRRFRKDTVLIVDGTLVPTRDRTVAEQSKNYRYSTAHQVVIDADTRLVVVVGRPLPGNRHDSRGWEESGAKAAVGTTMTIADGGYQGTGLVIPHRREKGSDLPTWKEEHNRSHKRVRARVEHTFARMKGWKILRDCRLKGDGVHLAMLGIARLHNLVLGG